In Lycium ferocissimum isolate CSIRO_LF1 chromosome 11, AGI_CSIRO_Lferr_CH_V1, whole genome shotgun sequence, a single genomic region encodes these proteins:
- the LOC132036246 gene encoding uncharacterized protein LOC132036246 isoform X1: MAFTLTPSPPNSLSTNSTNSLTIKCPFFFPKLPFTTYKSPHRRSISCSAQQKPISPTSEENILEEVANFNGAEKWIPCVRTYENDLARLSLTGAVDFQQALAAAAADGGEAAGQHISSGMPAMVVETLFPGNSNDRSTVSTRLFLPARKVMEKAQKLKSTLTKEMLSGTTSTNILAMTFRQVTLQHLWNFELVVFIPGAERDMDDLETPREQVPPSFAITSSDERVISVIAEVICLSALESTKRHLLSETPGGATKKFFPWFHKHKSVVSKDSSVTLYNLLEYEIVANANILLQKFSLERVNYRPREGRWISNWLSSTAYSKLEQIGGPEFIAWLSEYVPAYKLQIDAEKLGNVKFEGWKKSATSTWEVLLTHSQMVGLGDILDMYYEDVYTLPYKQLSSGVVAKSFNSPSSKRSISMSKAISMVLASGIFLVAIRILGQRYLPSKKHHHPDIYPVNSSDMISSQHQSMKSSKLEDYCASVVRRIKEFYCWPGDIVMGSGSSAWIGELPIYLKYEMGSKHSDLNSSSTPSEGIEDEMKAAAQDIASYQVVISTDGKIVGFQPTSRVAVNQWAANPIVKELYGGKKLSPGLIERGLKISRPSDVVVLELLMSANPQSSFALIRPVTENC; the protein is encoded by the exons ATGGCATTCACACTCACTCCCTCTCCACCAAATTCTCTCTCTACGAACAGCACAAATTCCCTAACCATAAAATGTCCATTTTTCTTCCCGAAATTACCCTTCACAACTTACAAATCCCCTCACCGTCGTTCCATTTCCTGCTCGGCTCAGCAAAAGCCAATTTCACCAACGTCAGAGGAGAACATTCTAGAAGAAGTAGCTAATTTTAACGGCGCGGAGAAATGGATACCTTGTGTAAGAACTTATGAGAATGATTTGGCTCGACTTTCGTTAACTGGTGCGGTTGATTTCCAGCAAGCacttgctgctgctgctgcggACGGTGGTGAAGCTGCTGGACAACATATTTCCTCAGGCATGCCTGCTATGGTTGTTGAAACGTTGTTTCCTGGGAATTCTAATGACCGCAGTACTGTTTCTACTAGACTG TTCTTACCAGCAAGAAAAGTTATGGAGAAAGCCCAAAAGCTTAAAAGTACCCTAACTAAAGAGATGCTTTCTGGCACGACTTCTACAAATATACTTGCCATGACATTTAGACAAGTGACCCTGCAACATCTTTGGAACTTTGAACTAGTGGTTTTTATACCAGGAGCAGAAAGAGATATGGATGATCTTGAAACACCGAGAGAG CAGGTACCTCCGTCTTTTGCCATCACCTCATCAGATGAACGAGTCATTTCTGTTATTGCAGAAGTTATTTGTCTTTCTGCTCTCGAAAGCACTAAAAGACATTTGTTAAGTGAGACTCCTGGAGGAGCAACAAAGAAGTTCTTCCCCTGGTTTCACAAGCATAAAAGCGTTGTCTCAAAAGATTCCTCTGTCACTCTATACAACTTACTGGAATATGAGATAGTGGCAAATGCCAATATTTTGCTCCAGAAATTTTCTTTAGAAAGGGTGAATTACAGACCAAGGGAGGGAAGATGGATAAGCAATTGGTTAAGTTCTACTGCATACTCCAAATTGGAACAAATTGGAGGCCCTGAATTTATTGCTTGGCTGAGTGAGTATGTACCTGCTTACAAATTGCAGATTGATGCTGAGAAACTTGGCAATGTGAAATTTGAAGGGTGGAAGAAATCAGCAACAAGTACATGGGAGGTTCTTCTGACTCACTCACAAATG GTTGGTCTAGGTGACATTCTAGATATGTATTATGAAGATGTCTATACGCTTCCCTACAAGCAATTGTCATCAGGTGTTGTTGCAAAATCTTTCAACTCGCCCTCTAGCAAG AGAAGCATTTCTATGTCAAAGGCAATCTCCATGGTCCTTGCAAGTGGAATTTTTCTTGTTGCTATAAGAATTCTTGGTCAACGTTATCTCCCCAGTAAAAAGCACCATCATCCGGATATTTATCCAGTCAACTCATCTGACATGATCTCTAGTCAGCATCAGTCCATGAAATCTAGCAAG TTGGAAGATTACTGTGCCTCTGTCGTTAGGAGAATCAAGGAATTTTACTGTTGGCCTGGAGACATAGTGATGGGTTCTGGCAGCTCTGCATGGATTGGGGAGCTTCCGATATATCTGAAGTATGAGATGGGTTCCAAACATTCAGATCTTAATTCCAGCTCCACGCCATCAGAGGGAATTGAAGATGAGATGAAAGCAGCTGCACAAGATATTGCCAGTTATCAG GTTGTTATATCTACGGATGGTAAAATTGTTGGCTTCCAGCCTACAAGTCGAGTTGCTGTAAATCAATGGGCAGCAAACCCTATAGTGAAAGAGCTCTATGGAGGGAAAAAACTCTCTCCAG GCTTGATAGAACGAGGTCTCAAGATAAGCCGCCCCAGTGATGTTGTTGTACTGGAATTATTGATGTCAGCAAATCCCCAAAGTTCTTTCGCTTTGATAAGGCCAGTTACTGAAAATTGTTGA
- the LOC132036246 gene encoding uncharacterized protein LOC132036246 isoform X2 — protein sequence MAFTLTPSPPNSLSTNSTNSLTIKCPFFFPKLPFTTYKSPHRRSISCSAQQKPISPTSEENILEEVANFNGAEKWIPCVRTYENDLARLSLTGAVDFQQALAAAAADGGEAAGQHISSGMPAMVVETLFPGNSNDRSTVSTRLFLPARKVMEKAQKLKSTLTKEMLSGTTSTNILAMTFRQVTLQHLWNFELVVFIPGAERDMDDLETPREVPPSFAITSSDERVISVIAEVICLSALESTKRHLLSETPGGATKKFFPWFHKHKSVVSKDSSVTLYNLLEYEIVANANILLQKFSLERVNYRPREGRWISNWLSSTAYSKLEQIGGPEFIAWLSEYVPAYKLQIDAEKLGNVKFEGWKKSATSTWEVLLTHSQMVGLGDILDMYYEDVYTLPYKQLSSGVVAKSFNSPSSKRSISMSKAISMVLASGIFLVAIRILGQRYLPSKKHHHPDIYPVNSSDMISSQHQSMKSSKLEDYCASVVRRIKEFYCWPGDIVMGSGSSAWIGELPIYLKYEMGSKHSDLNSSSTPSEGIEDEMKAAAQDIASYQVVISTDGKIVGFQPTSRVAVNQWAANPIVKELYGGKKLSPGLIERGLKISRPSDVVVLELLMSANPQSSFALIRPVTENC from the exons ATGGCATTCACACTCACTCCCTCTCCACCAAATTCTCTCTCTACGAACAGCACAAATTCCCTAACCATAAAATGTCCATTTTTCTTCCCGAAATTACCCTTCACAACTTACAAATCCCCTCACCGTCGTTCCATTTCCTGCTCGGCTCAGCAAAAGCCAATTTCACCAACGTCAGAGGAGAACATTCTAGAAGAAGTAGCTAATTTTAACGGCGCGGAGAAATGGATACCTTGTGTAAGAACTTATGAGAATGATTTGGCTCGACTTTCGTTAACTGGTGCGGTTGATTTCCAGCAAGCacttgctgctgctgctgcggACGGTGGTGAAGCTGCTGGACAACATATTTCCTCAGGCATGCCTGCTATGGTTGTTGAAACGTTGTTTCCTGGGAATTCTAATGACCGCAGTACTGTTTCTACTAGACTG TTCTTACCAGCAAGAAAAGTTATGGAGAAAGCCCAAAAGCTTAAAAGTACCCTAACTAAAGAGATGCTTTCTGGCACGACTTCTACAAATATACTTGCCATGACATTTAGACAAGTGACCCTGCAACATCTTTGGAACTTTGAACTAGTGGTTTTTATACCAGGAGCAGAAAGAGATATGGATGATCTTGAAACACCGAGAGAG GTACCTCCGTCTTTTGCCATCACCTCATCAGATGAACGAGTCATTTCTGTTATTGCAGAAGTTATTTGTCTTTCTGCTCTCGAAAGCACTAAAAGACATTTGTTAAGTGAGACTCCTGGAGGAGCAACAAAGAAGTTCTTCCCCTGGTTTCACAAGCATAAAAGCGTTGTCTCAAAAGATTCCTCTGTCACTCTATACAACTTACTGGAATATGAGATAGTGGCAAATGCCAATATTTTGCTCCAGAAATTTTCTTTAGAAAGGGTGAATTACAGACCAAGGGAGGGAAGATGGATAAGCAATTGGTTAAGTTCTACTGCATACTCCAAATTGGAACAAATTGGAGGCCCTGAATTTATTGCTTGGCTGAGTGAGTATGTACCTGCTTACAAATTGCAGATTGATGCTGAGAAACTTGGCAATGTGAAATTTGAAGGGTGGAAGAAATCAGCAACAAGTACATGGGAGGTTCTTCTGACTCACTCACAAATG GTTGGTCTAGGTGACATTCTAGATATGTATTATGAAGATGTCTATACGCTTCCCTACAAGCAATTGTCATCAGGTGTTGTTGCAAAATCTTTCAACTCGCCCTCTAGCAAG AGAAGCATTTCTATGTCAAAGGCAATCTCCATGGTCCTTGCAAGTGGAATTTTTCTTGTTGCTATAAGAATTCTTGGTCAACGTTATCTCCCCAGTAAAAAGCACCATCATCCGGATATTTATCCAGTCAACTCATCTGACATGATCTCTAGTCAGCATCAGTCCATGAAATCTAGCAAG TTGGAAGATTACTGTGCCTCTGTCGTTAGGAGAATCAAGGAATTTTACTGTTGGCCTGGAGACATAGTGATGGGTTCTGGCAGCTCTGCATGGATTGGGGAGCTTCCGATATATCTGAAGTATGAGATGGGTTCCAAACATTCAGATCTTAATTCCAGCTCCACGCCATCAGAGGGAATTGAAGATGAGATGAAAGCAGCTGCACAAGATATTGCCAGTTATCAG GTTGTTATATCTACGGATGGTAAAATTGTTGGCTTCCAGCCTACAAGTCGAGTTGCTGTAAATCAATGGGCAGCAAACCCTATAGTGAAAGAGCTCTATGGAGGGAAAAAACTCTCTCCAG GCTTGATAGAACGAGGTCTCAAGATAAGCCGCCCCAGTGATGTTGTTGTACTGGAATTATTGATGTCAGCAAATCCCCAAAGTTCTTTCGCTTTGATAAGGCCAGTTACTGAAAATTGTTGA